In Crassostrea angulata isolate pt1a10 chromosome 6, ASM2561291v2, whole genome shotgun sequence, a genomic segment contains:
- the LOC128188431 gene encoding F-box only protein 31-like: MTTILSLPPELLTRILDYVYDSELPSVCLSCKTLRDVVYNHSIWQKKCKQEYNFKSIEGWNVNYCILYNKVLRRYGELVGFWRRDSQYYGGLLQIKFDKGCIKGLEVLPPAGSSVDRPLRMTEIFTISMTSSETVQIVSVHNFPKEEDGEEKDVQRPCLLHVEENERNKRILEYKVTDKKYILQKEDLNNHPVLKRWLDEDFLERGVDYLSSRHEYRWSPLELSSNSVSNVPIQPGLFKGACCLRGIEILSLYYTEDLRMLMVTNITGVQHTPARKFIIHGILGRPRVLTVEQQESEDILSAAHRHNENEHPDRPAAQQPFRIPKDCFHQDIPDIPKFCTFRCTAVACFPSFDKFTNTFDSHECVAHFVVFDERKFGLCLRSSELFILYIRVDDNELKD, encoded by the exons ATGACAACCATTCTGTCATTGCCTCCAGAACTTCTCACTCGGATTCTGGACTATGTCTATGACAGCGAATTACCAAGCGTTTGTTTATCGTGTAAAACACTGAGAGATGTGGTTTATAATCACAGTATATGGCAGAAGAAATGTAAACAAG AATATAACTTCAAATCCATTGAGGGTTGGAATGTGAATTACTGTATTTTGTATAACAAAG TTTTACGGCGGTACGGTGAATTAGTGGGCTTCTGGAGGAGAGATTCCCAATATTATGGAGGTTTACTGCAAATCAAG TTTGACAAAGGATGCATCAAAGGACTGGAAGTACTGCCTCCAGCTGGTTCAAGTGTAGATAGACCACTACGGATGACGGagatttttactatttcaatgaCGTCATCAGAAACTGTACAGATTGTTTCTGTACATAATTTTCCAAAGGAGGAGGACGGGGAAGAAAAAGATGTACAACGGCCATGTTTACTTCATGTGGAGGAAAACGAAAGG AATAAAAGAATTCTAGAATATAAAGTTACAGACAAAAAATATATCCTTCAGAAAGAG gATCTGAACAACCACCCAGTGTTAAAGAGATGGCTTGACGAGGATTTTCTCGAGAGAGGTGTGGACTATTTGTCTTCAAG ACATGAATATCGGTGGTCTCCCCTGGAGCTATCAAGTAACAGTGTATCTAATGTTCCTATCCAACCAGGACTGTTCAAAGGTGCATGCTGTCTTAGGGGTATCGAGATACTGAGTCTGTACTACACTGAGGATTTGAGGATGCTCATGGTCACAAATATCACG GGTGTACAACATACCCCTGCCAGGAAATTTATTATACACGGTATTCTGGGCCGCCCAAGGGTGTTGACAGTTGAGCAGCAGGAAAGTGAGGATATCCTGTCGGCGGCCCATAGACATAACGAGAACGAGCATCCGGATCGACCCGCGGCCCAACAACCCTTTCGGATTCCGAAAGATTGCTTCCACCAAGACATTCCGGACATTCCGAAATTCTGTACTTTCAG ATGTACCGCAGTGGCATGTTTTCCAAGTTTTGACAAGTTTACCAATACTTTCGACTCGCATGAATGTGTCGCCCATTTTGTTGTATTTGATGAGAGGAAATTCGGATTGTGTTTGAGATCCTCGGAGTTGTTCATTCTCTACATCAGAGTGGACGACAATGAATTGAAAGACTAA
- the LOC128188430 gene encoding F-box only protein 31-like: MSDILSLPPELLSRILDYVPGRDLPNVCITCKTLRDVVYVDSVWQRKCKQEYNFKSTVGWNVNYRTLYSKVLRRYGDLVGLWRRDFKYFGGLLQIKYDKGCIKGLEVLAPASSCVDRPLRKKDLFTISMTSSETVQIVSVHKFPEEEDGRGGEGEQRPCILRVEKDETKGRVLEYKVTDKNYILQKENLTDLPVFRRWISDEFEDDPNANMYFPCYRRRGVDYLSSRHEYRWSPLELPSKDRVNVPIQPGLFKGTYSAHGIEILSLDYNDDLTEITVTKITGDPNVPATKVSVYGILTSPLVLTLEQQESLDTLAAVPEHHVTEQSGLPVRQPFRVPARFERDNPDIPKFCTFRCRADGQIAAHSFQNPSFSDGHFVVFDERKFGMLWLELMSFSIYARVDEKELSD; the protein is encoded by the exons ATGTCAGACATTCTGTCATTGCCCCCAGAACTTCTCAGTCGGATTCTGGATTATGTTCCTGGTAGAGATTTACCAAATGTGTGTATAACTTGTAAGACACTCAGGGACGTGGTTTATGTTGACAGTGTATGGCAGAGGAAATGTAAACAAG AGTATAACTTCAAATCCACAGTGGGTTGGAATGTGAATTACCGTACTTTGTATAGCAAAG TCTTAAGGCGATATGGCGATTTAGTGGGCTTATGGAGAAgagatttcaaatattttggaGGTTTACTGCAAATCAAG TATGACAAAGGATGCATCAAAGGACTGGAAGTACTGGCTCCAGCTAGTTCATGTGTAGATAGACCTCTACGGAAGAAGGACTTGTTCACAATATCAATGACGTCATCAGAAACTGTACAGATTGTTTCTGTACATAAATTTCCAGAGGAAGAGGACGGGAGAGGTGGAGAAGGAGAACAGCGGCCATGCATACTCCGTGTGGAGAAAGACGAAACG AAAGGAAGAGTTCTAGAATATAAAGTAACTGATAAGAATTATATCCTCCAAAAAGAG AATCTGACCGACCTCCCAGTGTTCAGGAGATGGATCTCTGATGAATTCGAAGACGATCCAAACGCCAACATGTATTTTCCTTGTTATCGCAGGAGGGGCGTGGACTATCTGTCGTCAAG GCATGAATATCGGTGGTCTCCCTTGGAGCTCCCAAGTAAAGACAGAGTTAACGTTCCTATCCAGCCCGGACTGTTCAAAGGTACATACAGTGCCCACGGTATCGAGATACTGAGTCTGGACTACAACGACGACTTGACAGAGATCACGGTCACAAAGATTACG GGTGATCCGAATGTCCCGGCCACAAAAGTAAGCGTATACGGCATCCTGACCTCTCCCCTGGTGTTGACATTAGAGCAGCAGGAAAGTCTGGACACCCTGGCGGCGGTTCCGGAACATCACGTGACAGAACAGTCGGGACTCCCGGTTAGACAACCCTTTCGGGTTCCGGCACGCTTCGAGCGAGATAATCCGGACATTCCGAAATTCTGTACTTTCAG ATGTCGTGCCGATGGACAAATCGCTGCGCACAGCTTCCAAAATCCATCCTTCAGCGATGGCCACTTTGTTGTATTTGATGAGAGGAAATTCGGAATGTTATGGTTGGAACTTATGTCTTTCAGTATCTATGCCAGGGTGGACGAAAAAGAATTGAGCGACTAA